From one Melospiza melodia melodia isolate bMelMel2 chromosome 4, bMelMel2.pri, whole genome shotgun sequence genomic stretch:
- the LOC134417463 gene encoding histone H1.03-like, with protein sequence MAETAPLAAPDVAAAAPAPAKAPAAKKPKKAASGSKARKPAGPSVTELITKAVSASKERKGLSLAALKKALAAGGYDVEKSNSRIKLGIKSLVSKGVLVQTKGTGASGSFRLSKKPGEGKEKAPKKKTAAAKPKKPAAKKPASAAKKPKKPVTAKKSPKKAKKPAAAAAKKAAKSPKKATKAAKPKKAAAAAKSPAKAKAVKPKAAKPKAAKPKAAKAKKAAHKKK encoded by the coding sequence ATGGCCGAGACCGCTCCCCTCGCCGCGCCCGAcgtcgccgccgccgccccggccccggccaaggCCCCCGCCGCCAAGAAGCCGAAGAAGGCGGCGAGCGGCTCCAAGGCCCGCAAGCCCGCGGGGCCCAGCGTCACCGAGCTGATCACCAAGGCCGTGTCCGCCTCCAAGGAGCGCAAGGGGCTCTCGCTCGCCGCGCTCAAGAAGGCGCTGGCCGCCGGCGGCTACGATGTGGAGAAAAGTAACAGCCGCATTAAACTAGGCATCAAGAGCCTCGTCAGCAAGGGTGTCCTGGTGCAGACCAAGGGCACCGGCGCCTCCGGCTCCTTCCGCCTCAGCAAGAAACCCGGAGAAGGCAAGGAGAAAGCCCCGAAGAAAAAAACTGCCGCAGCCAAGCCCAAGAAGCCGGCGGCGAAGAAGCCCGCCAGCGCCGCCAAGAAGCCCAAGAAGCCGGTGACAGCGAAGAAGAGCCCTAAGAAAGCCAAGAAGCCGGCGGCTGCAGCGGCCAAGAAAGCAGCGAAGAGCCCCAAGAAGGCGACAAAGGCTGCCAAGCCCAAAAAAGCGGCGGCAGCAGCCAAGAGCCCGGCTAAGGCGAAAGCGGTGAAGCCCAAAGCGGCCAAGCCCAAGGCGGCCAAGCCGAAAGCAGCCAAGGCGAAGAAGGCGGCacataagaaaaaataa
- the LOC134417473 gene encoding histone H2A type 2-C isoform X1, which produces MSGRGKQGGKARAKAKSRSSRAGLQFPVGRVHRLLRKGNYAERVGAGAPVYLAAVLEYLTAEILELAGNAARDNKKTRIIPRHLQLAIRNDEELNKLLGKVTIAQGGVLPNIQAVLLPKKTESHKAKSK; this is translated from the coding sequence ATGTCGGGTCGCGGGAAGCAGGGCGGCAAGGCGCGGGCTAAGGCCAAGTCGCGCTCGTCGCGGGCCGGGCTGCAGTTCCCCGTGGGCCGCGTGCACCGGCTGCTGCGCAAGGGCAACTATGCGGAGCGCGTGGGCGCGGGCGCGCCGGTGTACCTGGCGGCCGTGCTGGAGTACCTGACGGCCGAGATCCTGGAGCTGGCGGGCAACGCGGCCCGCGACAACAAGAAGACGCGCATCATCCCCCGCCACCTGCAGCTCGCCATCCGCAACGACGAGGAGCTCAACAAGCTGCTGGGCAAGGTGACGATCGCGCAGGGCGGCGTGCTGCCCAACATCCAGGCCGTGCTGCTGCCCAAGAAGACGGAGAGTCACAAAGCCAAGAGCAAGTAA
- the LOC134417466 gene encoding histone H1.01 translates to MAETAPSAAPDAPAPAAKAAAKKPKKAASGSKARKPAGPSVTELITKAVSASKERKGLSLAALKKALAAGGYDVEKNNSRIKLGLKSLVSKGTLVQTKGTGASGSFRLSKKPGEVKEKAPKKRAAAAKPKKPAAKKPASAAKKPKKAAAAKKSPKKAKKPAAAAAKKAAKSPKKAAKAGRPKKAAKSPAKAKAVKPKAAKPKAAKPKAAKAKKAAPKKK, encoded by the coding sequence ATGGCCGAGACCGCTCCCAGCGCCGCCCCCGATgcgcccgcgcccgccgccaAGGCCGCCGCCAAGAAGCCGAAGAAGGCGGCGAGCGGCTCCAAGGCCCGCAAGCCCGCGGGGCCCAGCGTCACCGAGCTGATCACCAAGGCCGTGTCCGCCTCCAAGGAGCGCAAGGGGCTCTCGCTCGCCGCGCTCAAGAAGGCGCTGGCCGCCGGCGGCTACGATGTGGAGAAGAACAACAGCCGCATCAAGCTGGGGCTCAAGAGCCTCGTCAGCAAGGGCACCCTGGTGCAGACCAAGGGCACCGGCGCCTCCGGCTCCTTCCGCCTCAGCAAGAAACCCGGGGAAGTGAAGGAGAAAGCCCCCAAGAAGAGAGCAGCTGCGGCCAAGCCCAAGAAGCCGGCGGCCAAGAAGCCCGCCAGCGCCGCCAAGAAGCCCAAGAAAGCGGCGGCGGCGAAGAAGAGCCCCAAGAAGGCGAAGAAGCCGGCGGCTGCGGCGGCCAAGAAAGCGGCCAAGAGCCCCAAGAAAGCCGCCAAGGCCGGGCGCCCCAAGAAGGCGGCCAAGAGCCCGGCCAAGGCAAAGGCCGTGAAGCCCAAAGCGGCCAAGCCGAAGGCAGCCAAACCCAAAGCGGCCAAGGCGAAGAAGGCGGCGCCCAAAAAGAAGTAA
- the LOC134417471 gene encoding histone H3, whose translation MARTKQTARKSTGGKAPRKQLATKAARKSAPATGGVKKPHRYRPGTVALREIRRYQKSTELLIRKLPFQRLVREIAQDFKTDLRFQSSAVMALQEASEAYLVGLFEDTNLCAIHAKRVTIMPKDIQLARRIRGERA comes from the coding sequence ATGGCGCGCACGAAGCAGACGGCGCGGAAGTCGACGGGCGGCAAGGCGCCCCGCAAGCAGCTGGCCACCAAGGCTGCCCGCAAGAGCGCGCCGGCCACGGGCGGCGTCAAGAAGCCGCACCGCTACCGGCCCGGCACGGTGGCGCTGCGCGAGATCCGGCGCTACCAGAAGTCCACGGAGCTGCTGATCCGCAAGCTGCCCTTCCAGCGCCTGGTGCGCGAGATCGCGCAGGACTTCAAGACCGACCTGCGCTTCCAGAGCTCGGCCGTCATGGCGCTGCAGGAGGCCAGCGAGGCCTACCTGGTGGGGCTCTTCGAGGACACCAACCTGTGCGCCATCCACGCCAAGCGCGTCACCATCATGCCCAAGGACATCCAGCTGGCCCGCCGCATCCGCGGGGAGCGCGCGTAA
- the LOC134417490 gene encoding histone H4, protein MSGRGKGGKGLGKGGAKRHRKVLRDNIQGITKPAIRRLARRGGVKRISGLIYEETRGVLKVFLENVIRDAVTYTEHAKRKTVTAMDVVYALKRQGRTLYGFGG, encoded by the coding sequence ATGTCTGGCCGGGGCAAGGGCGGCAAGGGGCTCGGCAAGGGCGGTGCCAAGCGCCACCGCAAGGTGCTGCGCGACAACATCCAGGGCATCACCAAGCCGGCCATCCGCCGCCTGGCTCGGCGCGGCGGCGTCAAGCGCATCTCGGGGCTCATCTACGAGGAGACGCGCGGCGTGCTCAAGGTCTTCCTGGAGAACGTCATCCGCGACGCCGTCACCTACACGGAGCACGCCAAGAGGAAGACGGTCACGGCCATGGACGTGGTCTACGCCCTCAAGCGCCAGGGTCGCACTCTCTACGGCTTCGGCGGCTAA
- the LOC134417473 gene encoding histone H2A type 2-C isoform X2, whose amino-acid sequence MSGRGKQGGKARAKAKSRSSRAGLQFPILELAGNAARDNKKTRIIPRHLQLAIRNDEELNKLLGKVTIAQGGVLPNIQAVLLPKKTESHKAKSK is encoded by the exons ATGTCGGGTCGCGGGAAGCAGGGCGGCAAGGCGCGGGCTAAGGCCAAGTCGCGCTCGTCGCGGGCCGGGCTGCAGTTCCCC ATCCTGGAGCTGGCGGGCAACGCGGCCCGCGACAACAAGAAGACGCGCATCATCCCCCGCCACCTGCAGCTCGCCATCCGCAACGACGAGGAGCTCAACAAGCTGCTGGGCAAGGTGACGATCGCGCAGGGCGGCGTGCTGCCCAACATCCAGGCCGTGCTGCTGCCCAAGAAGACGGAGAGTCACAAAGCCAAGAGCAAGTAA
- the LOC134417488 gene encoding histone H4 has product MSGRGKGGKGLGKGGAKRHRKVLRDNIQGITKPAIRRLARRGGVKRISGLIYEETRGVLKVFLENVIRDAVTYTEHAKRKTVTAMDVVYALKRQGRTLYGFGG; this is encoded by the coding sequence ATGTCTGGCCGGGGCAAGGGCGGCAAGGGGCTCGGCAAGGGCGGCGCCAAGCGCCACCGCAAGGTGCTGCGCGACAACATCCAGGGCATCACCAAGCCGGCCATCCGCCGCCTGGCTCGGCGCGGCGGCGTCAAGCGCATCTCGGGGCTCATCTACGAGGAGACGCGCGGCGTGCTCAAGGTCTTCCTGGAGAACGTCATCCGCGACGCCGTCACCTACACGGAGCACGCCAAGAGGAAGACGGTCACGGCCATGGACGTGGTCTACGCCCTCAAGCGCCAGGGTCGCACTCTCTACGGCTTCGGCGGCTAA
- the LOC134417480 gene encoding histone H2A type 2-C — protein sequence MSGRGKQGGKARAKAKSRSSRAGLQFPVGRVHRLLRKGNYAERVGAGAPVYLAAVLEYLTAEILELAGNAARDNKKTRIIPRHLQLAIRNDEELNKLLGKVTIAQGGVLPNIQAVLLPKKTESHKAKSK from the coding sequence ATGTCGGGTCGCGGGAAGCAGGGCGGCAAGGCGCGGGCTAAGGCCAAGTCGCGCTCGTCGCGGGCCGGGCTGCAGTTCCCCGTGGGCCGCGTGCACCGGCTGCTGCGCAAGGGCAACTACGCGGAGCGCGTGGGCGCGGGCGCGCCGGTGTACCTGGCGGCCGTGCTGGAGTACCTGACGGCCGAGATCCTGGAGCTGGCGGGCAACGCGGCCCGCGACAACAAGAAGACGCGCATCATCCCCCGCCACCTGCAGCTCGCCATCCGCAACGACGAGGAGCTCAACAAGCTGCTGGGCAAGGTGACGATCGCGCAGGGCGGCGTGCTGCCCAACATCCAGGCCGTGCTGCTGCCCAAGAAGACGGAGAGTCACAAAGCCAAGAGCAAGTAA
- the LOC134417467 gene encoding histone H2B 1/2/3/4/6-like has product MRVCSAGTPHLHRRAINSWQAAVLFTSLRGLFRSRSVGARRDAAVAEMPEPAKSAPAPKKGSKKAVTKTQKKGDKKRKKSRKESYSIYVYKVLKQVHPDTGISSKAMGIMNSFVNDIFERIAGEASRLAHYNKRSTITSREIQTAVRLLLPGELAKHAVSEGTKAVTKYTSSK; this is encoded by the coding sequence ATGAGAGTCTGCAGTGCAGGAACCCCTCATTTGCATAGACGCGCTATAAATTCATGGCAAGCAGCCGTTCTCTTCACTTCGCTCCGGGGTTTGTTCCGCAGCCGTTCCGTTGGTGCACGAAGAGACGCCGCTGTCGCCGAAATGCCCGAGCCGGCCAAGTCCGCCCCCGCGCCCAAGAAGGGCTCCAAGAAGGCGGTGACCAAGACGCAGAAGAAGGGTGACAAGAAGCGCAAGAAGAGCCGCAAGGAGAGCTACTCCATCTACGTGTACAAGGTGCTGAAGCAGGTGCACCCCGACACGGGCATCTCGTCCAAGGCCATGGGCATCATGAACTCCTTCGTCAACGACATCTTCGAGCGCATCGCGGGCGAGGCCTCGCGCCTGGCGCACTACAACAAGCGCTCCACCATCACCTCGCGGGAGATCCAGACGGCCGTGCGCCTGCTGCTGCCCGGCGAGCTGGCCAAGCACGCCGTGTCCGAGGGCACCAAGGCCGTCACCAAGTACACCAGCTCCAAGTGA
- the LOC134417476 gene encoding histone H2A-IV, which translates to MSGRGKQGGKARAKAKSRSSRAGLQFPVGRVHRLLRKGNYAERVGAGAPVYLAAVLEYLTAEILELAGNAARDNKKTRIIPRHLQLAIRNDEELNKLLGKVTIAQGGVLPNIQAVLLPKKTDSHKAKAK; encoded by the coding sequence ATGTCGGGTCGCGGGAAGCAGGGCGGCAAGGCGCGGGCCAAGGCCAAGTCGCGCTCGTCGCGGGCCGGGCTGCAGTTCCCCGTGGGCCGCGTGCACCGGCTGCTGCGCAAGGGCAACTACGCGGAGCGCGTGGGCGCGGGCGCGCCGGTGTACCTGGCGGCCGTGCTGGAGTACCTGACGGCCGAGATCCTGGAGCTGGCGGGCAACGCGGCCCGCGACAACAAGAAGACGCGCATCATCCCCCGCCACCTGCAGCTCGCCATCCGCAACGACGAGGAGCTCAACAAGCTGCTGGGCAAGGTGACGATCGCGCAGGGCGGCGTGCTGCCCAACATCCAGGCCGTGCTGCTGCCCAAGAAGACCGACAGCCACAAGGCCAAAGCCAAGTAA